The following proteins are encoded in a genomic region of Synechococcus sp. CBW1002:
- a CDS encoding M23 family metallopeptidase, which translates to MARRGLSGALLAGLWINAAVDRPAGASNRTRWQQGAFPVASFSGYTSHFGLRVRSGGWSEPHYGLDIAAPMGSGIHSWWGGVVTDVIHDGACGVGLVIRSGAYEHIYCHLAGSGSGGIYRSGPVQLRSGQAVRTGQLIGHVGMSGRTTGPHLHWGIRHQGRWLDPALILRAMAESRRRSQAAQAAR; encoded by the coding sequence ATGGCTCGCCGTGGGCTCAGCGGTGCTCTGCTGGCAGGCCTGTGGATCAACGCGGCGGTGGATCGTCCGGCGGGGGCCAGCAACCGCACCCGCTGGCAGCAGGGAGCCTTCCCTGTGGCCAGTTTTTCGGGCTACACCAGCCATTTCGGCCTGCGGGTGCGCTCCGGCGGCTGGAGCGAGCCCCACTACGGCCTCGACATCGCCGCACCGATGGGTTCAGGGATCCACAGCTGGTGGGGCGGCGTAGTAACTGATGTGATCCACGATGGCGCCTGCGGTGTGGGCCTGGTGATCCGCTCCGGTGCCTATGAACACATCTATTGCCACCTGGCCGGATCCGGATCCGGCGGCATCTACCGCAGCGGCCCTGTGCAGCTGCGGTCAGGCCAGGCGGTCCGAACCGGCCAGCTGATCGGCCATGTGGGCATGAGTGGCCGCACCACAGGTCCCCATCTGCACTGGGGCATCCGCCATCAGGGTCGCTGGCTCGATCCTGCCCTGATCCTCAGGGCCATGGCCGAGAGCCGGCGCCGCAGCCAGGCGGCCCAAGCGGCGCGCTGA
- the hemH gene encoding ferrochelatase, with protein sequence MTQVDSSPVETSTGAGTRQEGGCAEGRGKVGVVLLNLGGPERIQDVGPFLYNLFADPEIIRLPTPALQKPLAWLISTLRSGKSREAYRSIGGGSPLRRITEQQARELQSVLRQRGLEATTYVAMRYWHPFTESAVSDMKADGIHEVVVLPLYPHFSISTSGSSFRELQRLRQSDPDFAHLPIRCIRSYYDHPGYVNAMAGLIERQVAACPDPASAHVFFSAHGVPKSYVEEAGDPYQQEIEACAALIMDRLAERLGHRNPFTLAYQSRVGPVEWLKPYTDEALHELGEQGVKDLVVVPISFVSEHIETLEEIDIEYREIATESGITNFRRVPALDIDPTFISGLADLVQQSMAGPEVNLDQAAALSTTVKLYPQDKWAWGWNNSSEVWNGRLAMVGFSAFLLELLSGRGPLHAIGLL encoded by the coding sequence ATGACTCAGGTCGACAGCAGCCCGGTCGAGACCAGCACGGGCGCAGGCACCAGACAGGAGGGCGGCTGTGCCGAGGGGCGCGGCAAGGTGGGCGTGGTTCTGCTCAACCTGGGCGGACCGGAGCGGATCCAGGATGTGGGGCCGTTCCTCTACAACCTTTTTGCCGATCCGGAGATCATCCGCCTGCCGACGCCGGCGCTGCAGAAGCCCCTGGCCTGGCTGATCAGCACCCTGCGCAGTGGCAAATCCCGGGAGGCCTACCGCTCGATCGGCGGTGGTTCCCCCCTGCGCCGCATCACCGAACAGCAGGCCCGCGAGCTGCAGAGCGTGCTGCGCCAGCGGGGCCTGGAGGCCACCACCTACGTGGCGATGCGCTACTGGCATCCCTTCACCGAATCCGCCGTGTCGGATATGAAGGCCGATGGCATCCACGAAGTCGTGGTGTTGCCCCTCTATCCACACTTCTCGATCAGCACCAGTGGCTCCAGCTTTCGCGAGCTGCAGCGTCTGCGCCAGAGCGATCCGGATTTCGCCCACCTGCCGATCCGCTGCATCCGCAGCTATTACGACCACCCCGGCTACGTGAATGCCATGGCCGGCCTGATTGAACGGCAGGTGGCGGCCTGCCCCGATCCCGCCAGCGCCCATGTGTTCTTCAGTGCCCATGGTGTTCCGAAGAGCTATGTCGAGGAGGCCGGTGATCCCTACCAGCAGGAAATCGAGGCCTGCGCGGCCCTGATCATGGATCGCCTGGCGGAGCGGCTGGGCCACCGCAATCCCTTCACCTTGGCCTACCAGAGCCGGGTCGGCCCGGTGGAATGGCTGAAGCCCTACACCGATGAAGCCCTGCATGAGCTGGGGGAGCAGGGGGTCAAAGACCTGGTGGTGGTGCCGATCAGCTTCGTGAGCGAGCACATCGAAACCCTTGAGGAAATCGATATCGAATATCGCGAGATCGCCACCGAATCGGGCATCACCAACTTCCGCAGGGTTCCGGCCCTGGATATCGATCCCACCTTCATCTCGGGTCTGGCGGATCTGGTGCAGCAGTCGATGGCAGGCCCCGAGGTGAACCTCGATCAGGCGGCGGCCCTGTCCACCACAGTGAAGCTCTATCCGCAGGACAAGTGGGCCTGGGGGTGGAACAACAGCTCGGAGGTATGGAACGGCCGGCTGGCCATGGTGGGATTTTCCGCGTTCCTGCTGGAGTTGCTCAGTGGTCGGGGTCCCCTCCATGCCATTGGTCTCCTCTAA
- a CDS encoding site-specific integrase, which translates to MDPALQERILRRNALMASSGIALRLEARGQRLGLRGPLPCRNGDGMRVQRISLGLPLSEAGLEEAEQQLRQVVQELQHQRFRWDDWSSAGRDRPSQAAPLRSVKTGAKPSVRSIGSSQATAAATGTTTTSRRRATARQESARLRRQSQSQLSSANSRTIASRITAPTTTATIGGMEALIDDFETAFFSDPKRRRNPAGSRTTWSSAYQPYLRRLAVQCSSDGASSGRRCVLDAALLEQVLDSYAPTSRSRQQCGTALAALARHLDLDLPADWTERAAGYGLHTAQFRHLPSDAQVQQWVERIPNPGWRLAYGLMATYGLRNHEVFFCDLSALAPGGDRVLRVLPTSKTGEHQVWPFQPDWVERFGLERLVLEPEALPQVCTDLRRTTLQQVGRRVAEQFRRYDLPLTPYDLRHAWAVRTIHIGLPDTVAARMMGHSVAIHTRTYHHWITRRDQQQAVDAALARSRYGQQAA; encoded by the coding sequence GTGGATCCCGCCCTTCAGGAGCGCATCCTCCGCCGGAACGCCCTGATGGCCAGCAGCGGCATCGCCCTGCGGCTGGAGGCCCGCGGCCAGCGGCTCGGCCTGCGGGGGCCGCTGCCCTGCCGCAACGGCGACGGCATGCGGGTGCAGCGGATCAGCCTCGGTCTGCCCTTGAGCGAGGCGGGACTGGAGGAGGCCGAGCAGCAGTTGCGGCAGGTGGTGCAGGAGCTGCAACACCAGCGTTTCCGCTGGGATGACTGGAGCAGCGCCGGTAGGGATCGCCCCAGCCAGGCAGCCCCATTGAGATCCGTCAAAACCGGAGCCAAGCCCAGCGTGCGGTCGATCGGCAGTAGCCAGGCAACCGCCGCTGCCACCGGTACGACCACGACATCCAGGCGCCGCGCCACGGCGCGGCAGGAGAGCGCACGGCTCCGCCGACAAAGCCAGTCCCAGCTCAGCAGCGCCAACAGCCGCACCATCGCCAGCCGGATCACCGCACCGACCACCACAGCGACGATCGGGGGGATGGAAGCCCTGATCGATGACTTCGAAACGGCCTTCTTCAGCGATCCGAAGCGGCGGCGCAATCCCGCCGGCAGTCGCACCACCTGGAGCAGCGCCTACCAGCCCTACCTTCGGCGTCTGGCGGTCCAGTGCAGCAGCGACGGAGCTTCATCAGGCCGCCGGTGCGTTCTGGATGCGGCCCTGCTCGAGCAGGTGCTGGACAGCTACGCCCCCACCAGCCGCAGCCGCCAGCAGTGCGGCACCGCCCTGGCCGCCCTGGCGCGCCACCTGGACCTGGACCTGCCGGCGGACTGGACTGAGCGCGCCGCCGGCTACGGACTCCACACCGCCCAGTTCCGCCATCTCCCAAGTGACGCGCAGGTGCAGCAGTGGGTCGAGCGGATTCCCAATCCCGGCTGGCGCCTGGCCTACGGACTGATGGCCACCTACGGGCTGCGCAACCACGAAGTGTTCTTCTGCGATCTCTCGGCCCTGGCCCCCGGCGGTGATCGGGTGCTGCGGGTCCTGCCCACCAGCAAGACCGGCGAGCACCAGGTGTGGCCCTTCCAGCCCGACTGGGTGGAGCGCTTCGGGCTGGAACGGCTCGTGCTCGAGCCGGAGGCCCTGCCGCAGGTGTGCACCGATCTGCGCCGCACCACTCTGCAGCAGGTGGGTCGGCGAGTGGCCGAGCAGTTCCGCCGCTATGACCTGCCGCTCACCCCTTACGACCTGCGCCATGCCTGGGCGGTGCGCACGATCCACATCGGACTGCCGGACACGGTGGCGGCGCGGATGATGGGCCACTCGGTGGCGATCCACACCCGCACCTATCACCACTGGATCACCCGGCGCGATCAGCAGCAGGCGGTGGATGCGGCCCTGGCCCGCAGCCGCTACGGCCAGCAGGCCGCCTGA